A stretch of the Sorangium aterium genome encodes the following:
- a CDS encoding ABC transporter permease has protein sequence MARWLRSLRASSLALLIRARVAEFLREPEAIFWMFVFPILLSSALAVAFRDQPAEPVRVSVEEGAGAEPRRAALEASGQVVPRVVPRAQAQQELRTGKAALVVLATDPPTYWFDPARPESRLARLEVDQALQRAAGRADAFRPAALEVTEAERGSRYVDFLVPGLLGMNVMLTGIWGIGVAIVQQRIGKLLKLFVASPMPRWQLLASHLGARLVFLALEVVALLLFAVLVLGVPIAGSLAALALVAVVGALSFAGVGLLIAARPRTLEGISGLGNLVTFPMWICSGVFFSADRFPDAIQPFVQALPLTALNDALRGVMLEGAPLAAIAPELALLVVWGAATFALALKLFRWE, from the coding sequence ATGGCGCGGTGGCTCCGCTCCCTGCGCGCCTCGTCGCTCGCGCTGCTCATCCGGGCGCGGGTCGCGGAGTTCCTGCGCGAGCCCGAGGCGATCTTCTGGATGTTCGTGTTCCCGATCCTGCTCTCGTCGGCGCTGGCCGTCGCGTTCAGGGACCAGCCCGCGGAGCCCGTGCGGGTGAGCGTCGAGGAGGGCGCCGGGGCCGAGCCGCGGCGCGCGGCGCTCGAGGCGTCGGGGCAGGTCGTCCCGCGGGTGGTCCCGCGGGCGCAGGCGCAGCAGGAGCTCCGGACGGGCAAGGCCGCGCTGGTCGTGCTCGCCACCGATCCGCCCACGTACTGGTTCGATCCGGCGCGGCCGGAGAGCCGCCTCGCCCGGCTCGAGGTGGACCAGGCGCTCCAGCGCGCGGCGGGCCGCGCCGACGCCTTCCGCCCCGCCGCGCTCGAGGTGACGGAGGCCGAGAGGGGCTCTCGCTACGTCGATTTCCTGGTGCCCGGGCTGCTCGGCATGAACGTGATGCTGACCGGGATCTGGGGGATCGGGGTCGCGATCGTGCAGCAGCGCATCGGCAAGCTCCTGAAGCTGTTCGTCGCGTCGCCCATGCCGCGGTGGCAGCTCCTCGCGTCGCACCTCGGGGCGCGGCTCGTGTTCCTGGCGCTCGAGGTCGTGGCCCTGCTCCTGTTCGCGGTCCTCGTGCTCGGCGTGCCGATCGCCGGCTCGCTCGCGGCGCTCGCGCTGGTCGCCGTGGTCGGCGCGCTGTCGTTCGCGGGGGTCGGCCTGCTCATCGCGGCGCGGCCGCGGACCCTCGAGGGCATCTCGGGCCTGGGCAACCTCGTCACGTTCCCGATGTGGATCTGCTCCGGCGTCTTCTTCTCGGCCGATCGCTTCCCGGACGCGATCCAGCCTTTCGTCCAGGCCTTGCCCCTCACCGCGCTGAACGACGCGCTCCGCGGCGTGATGCTCGAGGGCGCGCCGCTCGCCGCGATCGCGCCAGAGCTCGCGCTCCTCGTCGTCTGGGGCGCCGCGACCTTCGCGCTCGCCCTCAAGCTCTTCCGCTGGGAGTAG
- a CDS encoding hybrid sensor histidine kinase/response regulator: MNERGERSSQRPRTAPSLSFWVAGPLAVALLVFVGPGLWIAAWAIEGAILKNELGVLARTHDEWTRRMNDRLIQAEASVVRYGRLLTSALHEVEGESPQKFDALVGSSRDGGMVSRNAGFEPKRDAIIWLPAGYPLDDQEKVFLLQLKRMTELYSAGAPGEPINTWLIPRRNGLVMYWPSYTSYIDQVDTTVDFVNSEWTTLVLPANNPEGKPRWTPTSYDPGAREWMVSVVVPFFHDGVFAGSAGHDVTVNAVMDSFRELSLYPGTEHALVRGDGTVLVSSVHQDKIHGSKGTLTVDSIGDDDLKRAFEAAKRDNAMAAHVVGRTDERVIVAARIAAPDWYLLTDVPRAALLSSVKGLYWDYWLIAAFSILALVALPVLVIMRVTLPSVRQLVTAAERIRGGDLDQRFEASGTREFVHIGDALNGMAQQLRETFAALAKTNEELEQRVEQRTAELKEATVAADAANRAKSDFLANMSHELRTPLNGILGYAQILRRSKSLGQQDLRGVEVIAESGSHLLTLINDVLDLAKIESRTMEIHPNDFHFPSFLHATAEICRIRAEQKGIAFVFKPGPTLPAGVRVDQRRLRQILLNLLGNAIKFTENGSVTFTVVEVPGGPQGARKDLPEGGASPESRTQMHRIRFEIEDTGTGISAEHLGEIFLPFKQVGDKSRHREGTGLGLAISQRIVTLMGSSIQVRSELGKGSVFWVDLTLAEAPNWTDTVRRTEQGQIVGYRGPRRRLLVVDDKPENRAVVISMLATLGFELAEANDGQEGLARTASERFDLIITDLAMPVLDGWEMMRRMRKVPELGGTVIIASSASAFITDQDKSLEAGADDFLAKPLQMDELLEKLQRHLKLEWIYERQDGASEETEPSPSSGVASPPDVALPPDEDLKALRELARKGLVNHIQKYADKLELGDPRLGPFAKHLRELSEDFRLESIEEFVGGRIDGSAR; the protein is encoded by the coding sequence ATGAATGAACGGGGGGAGCGGAGCAGCCAACGCCCTCGCACCGCACCGAGTCTGTCCTTCTGGGTCGCGGGGCCGCTGGCCGTCGCGCTGCTCGTGTTCGTGGGGCCGGGGCTGTGGATCGCGGCGTGGGCCATCGAGGGCGCGATCCTGAAGAACGAGCTGGGCGTTCTCGCGCGGACGCATGACGAGTGGACCCGCCGCATGAACGACCGCCTCATCCAGGCAGAGGCGAGCGTCGTCCGGTACGGCCGCCTGCTCACCTCGGCATTGCATGAGGTCGAGGGAGAATCCCCGCAGAAGTTCGACGCCCTCGTCGGGTCGTCGCGCGACGGCGGCATGGTGTCGCGCAACGCGGGCTTCGAGCCCAAGCGAGACGCCATCATCTGGCTGCCCGCGGGGTACCCGCTCGACGACCAAGAGAAGGTCTTTCTCCTGCAGTTGAAGCGCATGACCGAGCTGTACTCGGCGGGAGCGCCGGGGGAGCCCATCAACACATGGCTCATCCCCAGGCGGAACGGGCTCGTGATGTACTGGCCCAGCTACACGAGCTACATCGACCAGGTCGACACGACCGTCGATTTCGTCAACTCGGAGTGGACGACGCTCGTGCTGCCGGCGAACAACCCTGAAGGAAAGCCGCGCTGGACGCCGACGAGCTACGACCCAGGGGCGCGCGAGTGGATGGTGAGCGTCGTGGTGCCGTTCTTCCACGACGGGGTGTTTGCGGGCAGCGCCGGGCACGATGTCACGGTCAACGCGGTGATGGACAGCTTCCGGGAGCTCTCGCTGTATCCGGGGACGGAGCACGCCCTCGTGAGGGGCGACGGGACGGTGCTCGTCTCGAGCGTGCACCAGGACAAGATCCACGGGAGCAAAGGGACGCTGACGGTCGACTCCATCGGCGACGACGATCTCAAGCGCGCGTTCGAGGCGGCGAAGCGCGACAACGCCATGGCGGCGCACGTGGTCGGCCGCACGGATGAGCGGGTGATCGTGGCGGCGCGCATCGCCGCGCCGGACTGGTACCTGCTCACCGACGTACCTCGCGCGGCGCTGCTCTCGTCGGTGAAGGGGCTGTACTGGGACTACTGGCTGATCGCGGCGTTCTCGATCCTGGCGCTCGTCGCGCTGCCCGTGCTCGTGATCATGCGCGTGACCTTGCCGTCCGTGCGGCAGCTCGTCACAGCGGCCGAGCGGATCCGGGGCGGTGACCTCGATCAGCGCTTCGAGGCGTCAGGCACCCGGGAGTTCGTGCACATCGGCGACGCGCTGAACGGCATGGCCCAGCAGCTCCGTGAGACGTTCGCCGCCCTGGCGAAGACGAACGAGGAGCTCGAGCAGCGCGTCGAGCAGCGCACCGCCGAGCTCAAGGAGGCGACGGTCGCCGCGGACGCGGCCAACAGGGCGAAGAGCGACTTCCTCGCCAACATGAGCCACGAGCTGCGGACACCGCTCAACGGCATCCTCGGGTATGCCCAGATCCTGCGGCGCTCCAAGAGCCTGGGCCAGCAGGATCTGCGCGGCGTCGAGGTCATCGCCGAGTCCGGCTCTCATCTGCTGACCCTCATCAACGACGTCCTCGATCTGGCGAAGATCGAGTCGCGGACGATGGAGATTCACCCCAACGATTTCCATTTCCCGTCGTTCTTGCACGCGACGGCCGAGATCTGCCGGATCCGCGCGGAGCAGAAGGGGATCGCGTTCGTGTTCAAGCCCGGCCCCACGCTGCCCGCGGGGGTGCGCGTCGACCAGCGGCGCCTGCGCCAGATCTTGCTCAATTTGCTCGGCAACGCCATCAAGTTCACCGAGAACGGCAGCGTCACCTTCACGGTCGTGGAGGTGCCAGGCGGGCCCCAAGGCGCGCGCAAGGATCTCCCGGAGGGCGGCGCGAGCCCCGAGTCGCGAACCCAGATGCACAGGATACGCTTCGAGATCGAGGACACGGGGACCGGCATCAGCGCCGAACACCTGGGCGAGATATTCCTGCCCTTCAAGCAGGTCGGAGACAAGAGTCGTCACCGCGAGGGCACCGGGCTCGGGCTGGCGATCAGCCAGCGCATCGTCACGCTGATGGGCAGCTCCATCCAGGTCAGGAGCGAGCTCGGGAAAGGCAGCGTCTTCTGGGTGGACCTGACGCTCGCCGAGGCGCCCAACTGGACGGACACCGTGAGGCGCACGGAGCAGGGGCAGATCGTGGGCTACAGGGGCCCGCGACGGAGGCTCCTCGTGGTGGACGACAAGCCGGAGAACCGCGCCGTGGTCATCAGCATGCTCGCGACCCTCGGGTTCGAGCTGGCGGAGGCGAACGACGGCCAGGAGGGCCTGGCCAGGACGGCGAGCGAGAGGTTCGATCTGATCATCACCGATCTCGCGATGCCCGTGCTCGACGGCTGGGAAATGATGCGCCGCATGCGCAAGGTGCCAGAGCTCGGAGGGACGGTCATCATCGCGTCCTCCGCCAGCGCGTTCATCACCGACCAGGACAAGAGCCTGGAAGCCGGCGCGGACGATTTCCTGGCCAAGCCGCTGCAGATGGATGAGCTGCTCGAGAAGCTGCAGCGGCACCTCAAGCTGGAGTGGATCTACGAGCGGCAGGACGGCGCCAGCGAGGAGACGGAGCCGAGCCCGAGCTCGGGTGTGGCCAGCCCCCCCGATGTCGCCCTGCCCCCGGACGAGGACCTCAAGGCCTTGCGCGAGCTCGCGCGCAAGGGGCTCGTCAACCACATCCAGAAATACGCGGACAAGCTCGAGCTGGGCGACCCGCGGCTCGGGCCTTTCGCCAAGCACCTGCGCGAGCTCTCCGAGGACTTCCGGCTGGAGTCGATAGAAGAGTTCGTCGGCGGGCGCATCGACGGTAGCGCCCGATGA
- a CDS encoding LLM class flavin-dependent oxidoreductase, translated as MSDNQRKIRLGAFLPGAGHHVAAWRHPQAQADGGINFAHYKRIAQAAERAKFDAVFLADGLALQNRPGAQGRTAYGASFEPVTLFSALAVVTERIGFIATASTTYEEPYLLARKFASLDHISQGRAGWNVVTTGGGEAAGNFGLDAHPDHAQRYVRAREFVDVVTGLWDSWEDDAFLRDKASGAYYDPAKLHTLDHKGKFFSVRGPLNIPRPPQGHPVIVQAGSSEAGRELAAETAEVIFTAQQTLEDAQAFYADVKGRMAKYGRHPDQLKIMPGVFPVVARTESEARAKYQELQDLILPEVGLSLLSGLSGGIDLSAYPVDGPLPELPETNNNKSRQALMFDIARKRNLSIRELYLWVAGARGHWTIVGSVEQIADQLEAWFTQGGADGFNVMPPWLPGGLDDFIELVIPELRRRGLFRTEYEGRTLRENLGLARPANRHAASAKPRASAA; from the coding sequence ATGAGCGACAATCAGCGGAAGATCCGTTTGGGCGCCTTTTTGCCTGGCGCAGGACACCACGTGGCGGCCTGGCGGCACCCGCAGGCGCAGGCGGACGGCGGCATCAACTTCGCGCATTACAAGCGCATTGCGCAGGCGGCGGAGCGGGCCAAGTTCGACGCCGTGTTCCTGGCGGACGGGCTCGCCTTGCAGAACCGGCCCGGAGCGCAGGGCCGCACCGCTTATGGGGCCAGCTTCGAGCCGGTCACCTTGTTCTCTGCGCTCGCGGTCGTCACCGAGCGCATCGGCTTCATCGCCACCGCGTCCACCACGTACGAGGAGCCTTATTTGCTGGCCCGCAAGTTCGCGTCGCTGGACCATATCAGCCAGGGGCGGGCAGGCTGGAACGTGGTCACCACCGGCGGGGGCGAGGCGGCGGGGAACTTCGGGCTCGACGCTCACCCCGATCACGCGCAGCGCTATGTCCGGGCGCGCGAGTTCGTCGATGTGGTGACCGGCCTGTGGGACAGCTGGGAGGACGACGCCTTCCTCCGCGACAAGGCGTCGGGGGCTTACTACGATCCGGCAAAGCTCCATACGCTCGATCACAAGGGGAAGTTCTTCTCCGTTCGAGGGCCGCTCAACATCCCGCGTCCGCCGCAGGGACACCCGGTGATCGTGCAGGCGGGGTCGTCGGAGGCGGGCAGGGAGCTCGCGGCCGAGACCGCCGAGGTGATCTTCACCGCGCAGCAGACGCTGGAAGACGCGCAGGCCTTTTACGCCGACGTCAAAGGCCGGATGGCCAAGTACGGGCGGCACCCCGACCAGCTGAAGATCATGCCGGGGGTGTTCCCCGTGGTCGCCAGGACGGAGTCGGAGGCCAGGGCGAAGTACCAGGAGCTGCAGGACCTCATCTTGCCGGAGGTCGGGCTGTCGCTGCTCTCGGGCCTGTCGGGCGGGATCGATCTGTCCGCGTATCCGGTGGACGGGCCGCTCCCCGAGCTGCCCGAGACCAACAACAACAAGAGCCGGCAAGCGCTGATGTTCGACATCGCGCGCAAGCGCAACCTCTCCATCCGGGAGCTCTACCTCTGGGTGGCTGGAGCGCGCGGGCACTGGACGATCGTGGGCTCGGTGGAGCAGATCGCGGATCAGCTGGAGGCGTGGTTCACGCAGGGCGGCGCCGACGGGTTCAACGTGATGCCGCCGTGGCTCCCGGGCGGGCTCGACGACTTCATCGAGCTGGTGATCCCGGAGCTGCGGCGGCGCGGGTTGTTCCGAACGGAGTACGAGGGCCGCACGCTGCGGGAGAACCTCGGGCTGGCCCGGCCGGCAAACCGCCACGCGGCCAGCGCGAAGCCGCGGGCGTCGGCGGCCTGA
- the lysA gene encoding diaminopimelate decarboxylase, which translates to MQEAEIKIGGISVRDLAEQYGTPLYAYDAERIRENFRRLTRALRGNYPEVSVFYAIKACNNLEVAKLLVDEGSGVDAASPNEIRLAQALGLSGEQIIYTGNSLSDEDLAAGLRAGVVFNVDDHGILKRLFSLGKPRGLSFRINPSGEDIATPDLKPFAGPSAKFGIHPRYVEEAYRTALENGVERLGVHMMPHSQAHKPENFAHVTGKLLDLIGPVARKLGFDLAFMDIGGGLGIPYRREQPPLDVEAVARGIAAVVRKKCAEHGLKEPRLVMEPGRYFVGDAGYVLGRVISIKQGYKTIIGTDISMNTMARPVMYGAYHEVRINGRLGPTAPMAMTGQVCENTDMWIAEREFPADVAAGDVVVLMDAGAYGHVMSYDYNGRLRPAEVLIDGGKSRLIRRRDTFEDMVSRMCLSDDIKERLRTAAGEAAGATGCG; encoded by the coding sequence ATGCAAGAGGCAGAGATCAAGATCGGGGGCATTTCGGTCCGCGACCTCGCGGAGCAATACGGAACACCGCTCTATGCCTACGATGCCGAGCGCATCCGGGAGAACTTCCGTCGACTCACGCGGGCGCTGCGCGGCAATTACCCGGAGGTGTCCGTCTTCTATGCCATCAAGGCGTGCAACAACCTGGAGGTAGCGAAGCTCCTGGTCGACGAGGGCTCCGGCGTGGACGCCGCGAGCCCGAACGAGATCCGCCTGGCGCAGGCGCTCGGGCTGTCGGGCGAGCAGATCATCTACACGGGCAACAGCCTGTCGGACGAGGACCTGGCCGCGGGGCTGCGCGCCGGGGTGGTCTTCAACGTGGATGATCACGGCATCTTGAAGCGCCTGTTCTCGCTCGGGAAGCCGCGCGGTCTGTCGTTCCGGATCAACCCGAGCGGCGAGGACATCGCGACCCCCGATCTGAAGCCGTTCGCGGGCCCGTCGGCGAAGTTCGGGATCCACCCGCGCTACGTGGAGGAGGCCTATCGCACCGCGCTCGAGAACGGGGTCGAGCGGCTCGGGGTGCACATGATGCCCCACTCGCAGGCGCACAAGCCGGAGAACTTCGCGCACGTCACAGGCAAGCTGCTCGACCTGATCGGCCCGGTGGCCCGGAAGCTCGGCTTCGACCTCGCGTTCATGGACATCGGCGGCGGGCTCGGCATCCCTTACCGGAGGGAGCAGCCGCCGCTCGACGTGGAGGCCGTCGCCCGCGGGATCGCCGCGGTGGTCCGGAAGAAGTGCGCGGAGCACGGCCTGAAGGAGCCGCGCCTCGTCATGGAGCCGGGGCGCTACTTCGTCGGGGACGCGGGCTACGTGCTCGGGCGGGTGATCTCGATCAAGCAGGGATACAAGACGATCATCGGCACGGACATCTCGATGAACACGATGGCGCGCCCGGTGATGTACGGCGCGTACCACGAGGTGCGGATCAACGGCCGCCTCGGCCCGACGGCGCCGATGGCGATGACGGGCCAGGTCTGTGAGAACACGGACATGTGGATCGCGGAGCGCGAGTTCCCCGCGGACGTCGCCGCGGGGGACGTGGTCGTCCTGATGGACGCGGGCGCGTATGGCCACGTGATGAGCTACGACTACAACGGCCGGCTGCGGCCGGCCGAGGTGCTCATCGACGGCGGGAAGAGCCGGCTCATCCGGCGGCGCGACACGTTCGAGGACATGGTCTCGCGGATGTGCCTGTCCGACGACATCAAGGAGCGCCTGCGCACGGCGGCAGGAGAGGCGGCAGGCGCGACCGGCTGCGGCTGA
- a CDS encoding response regulator, with protein MTNVSDTGTVLIVDDEPRNLRLLRDNLSGWGFEIAAATNGLRAIQLAKEVAPDLILLDVKMEGIDGFETCRRLKADPVTSDIPVIFMTASTEMNADKVKGLNLGAVEFLLKPFQSEELLARVRVQTKLRQLMKSLAAQVEERVAAEAALQKLTHELERRVAARTAELERALEELTQAQAQMATVIGAAQTVAGEVVLDRVLDRLLRITLEHAGAERCVLVLAREGGLFVEASITRDRPDAVRLGLATPVEADAQLAVTVVQGVARTKESVFIQDTRGEPGLAGDRYLGARGPRSILCMAMMHQGELTGVLYVEREAVPHPYTPTQLETLRLLASQAAVAVKVALLYAALRRSNEQLETEVARQTEELRRTNERLTLELTERERAELARAALQEEIIRVQKERLAELSTPLIPITERIMVMPLIGTIDASRAQQALEAALNAVHGNRTDVVIIDVTGVTIIDSAVATTLMATAAALRLLGATTVITGLRPELAQTLVSLEIDLSTVVTRGTLRSGIDYALRQVR; from the coding sequence GTGACGAACGTGAGTGATACGGGCACGGTCCTGATCGTCGACGATGAGCCACGCAACCTGAGGCTGCTCCGCGACAACCTCTCGGGCTGGGGGTTCGAGATCGCGGCCGCGACGAACGGCCTGCGGGCCATCCAGCTCGCGAAGGAAGTGGCGCCGGATCTCATCTTGCTGGACGTGAAGATGGAAGGGATCGACGGCTTCGAGACGTGCCGGCGGCTCAAGGCGGATCCGGTCACGAGCGACATCCCTGTCATCTTCATGACGGCGAGCACGGAGATGAACGCGGACAAGGTGAAGGGGCTGAACCTCGGCGCCGTGGAGTTCCTCCTCAAGCCGTTCCAGAGCGAGGAGCTGCTCGCGCGCGTCCGGGTGCAAACGAAGCTCAGGCAGCTGATGAAGAGCCTCGCGGCGCAGGTCGAGGAGCGCGTCGCCGCCGAGGCGGCGCTGCAGAAGCTCACGCACGAGCTGGAGCGGCGCGTGGCGGCGCGGACGGCGGAGCTCGAGCGGGCCCTGGAGGAGCTCACGCAGGCTCAAGCCCAGATGGCGACGGTCATCGGGGCAGCGCAGACGGTCGCCGGCGAGGTCGTCCTCGACAGGGTGCTCGATCGGCTGCTGCGGATCACGCTCGAGCACGCCGGCGCCGAGAGGTGCGTCCTCGTCCTCGCGCGCGAGGGCGGGCTCTTCGTGGAGGCTTCGATCACGAGGGATCGACCGGACGCGGTCCGGCTGGGGCTCGCGACGCCCGTCGAGGCGGACGCGCAGCTCGCCGTGACGGTCGTCCAGGGAGTGGCCAGGACCAAGGAGTCCGTCTTCATCCAGGATACGCGCGGCGAGCCTGGCCTCGCCGGGGACCGCTACCTCGGCGCGCGCGGACCGAGGTCGATCCTGTGCATGGCGATGATGCATCAGGGCGAGCTGACGGGCGTCCTGTACGTCGAGCGCGAGGCGGTCCCTCACCCCTACACACCGACGCAGCTGGAGACGCTGAGGCTCCTCGCCTCCCAGGCGGCCGTGGCCGTGAAGGTCGCTCTCCTCTACGCCGCCCTCCGCAGGTCGAACGAGCAGCTGGAGACGGAGGTCGCGCGCCAGACCGAGGAGCTCCGCAGGACGAACGAGCGGCTGACGCTGGAGCTCACCGAGCGCGAGCGCGCGGAGCTGGCGCGCGCGGCGCTGCAGGAGGAGATCATCCGGGTGCAGAAAGAGCGGCTGGCGGAGCTCTCCACGCCGCTCATCCCGATCACCGAGCGGATCATGGTCATGCCGCTGATCGGGACGATCGACGCGAGCCGCGCGCAGCAGGCGCTCGAAGCGGCGCTGAACGCCGTGCACGGGAACCGGACGGACGTCGTGATCATCGACGTCACGGGCGTGACGATCATCGACTCCGCTGTCGCGACCACGCTGATGGCCACGGCGGCGGCGCTCCGGCTGCTCGGCGCGACGACGGTGATCACCGGCCTGCGCCCCGAGCTGGCGCAAACGCTCGTCTCGCTCGAGATCGATCTCAGCACCGTGGTCACCCGGGGGACGCTCCGGAGCGGCATCGACTATGCGCTGCGACAGGTCCGCTGA
- a CDS encoding beta-propeller fold lactonase family protein encodes MLLAAALPAAAATPFTTFESGQVRPLALSANGKLLFAVNTPDNRLEIFRVEANRLQLKASVPVGLEPVAVAARGDDEVWVVNHLSDSVSVVDVRDLERARVVRTLLVGDEPRDIVFAGPQRSRAFITTAHRGQNAPFDPQLLTPGIGRADVWVFDARRLGTSLGGTPLSIVTLFSDTPRALAVTPDGSRVYAAAFHSGNRTTVIDESLVPDGGEAAGGLPGPDTNFEGVPRPEVGLILKFNGAHWVDELGRPFDDAVRLSLPDKDVFVIDALANPPRQVDGPGGFFTGVGTILFNMVVNPVNGKVYVSNTDARNEERFEGPGIFAGHSVRGHLHESRITVLGPGGVAPRHLNKHIDYSSCCAPVPNDESKKSLAQPTQMAVTRNGATLYVAALGSDKIGVFDTAKLENDTFVPSVANQIRVPGGGPTGLVLDEDRQRLYVLARFDNAISVIDTRTRREVAHVPMHNPEPPSVVRGRRVLYDASRSSSHGDSSCASCHIFGDFDSLAWDLGNPDGSAVENPGPFCTDLFGQDTSLHPMKGPMTTQSLRGMANHGPMHWRGDRTGGQDAPTSQPDSGVFDERAAFKKFSVSFVDLLGRDETISEEEMDDFTDFILQVTYPPNPIRALDDSLTPDESAGRDFFGGPVSSILGTSCIGCHVVDPDANPDDFAPGFFGSDGGSANANETQLFKVPHLRNQYQKVGMFGMAESFVFPFGGSNAHMGDQVRGFGFLHDGAVDTLVRFNAFSDFVQTPENPGGFSVDPEGELLKRQVAEYMLALESNLKPIVGQQITLTSSNAAVAGPRVDLLVARADAGDCDLVVKGWSQGDEVGFLYIGNGRFEADRARAPRRSDGELRWLGTRGGGELTYTCVPPGSGGRIGVDRDGDGFRDGDERDAGSDPADPQSIPRRGPHGPPPWPHR; translated from the coding sequence ATGCTCCTCGCCGCCGCTCTCCCCGCGGCGGCCGCCACGCCGTTCACGACATTTGAATCGGGTCAGGTCCGCCCCCTGGCCCTGTCGGCGAACGGCAAGCTGCTCTTCGCGGTGAACACGCCCGACAACCGGCTGGAGATCTTCCGCGTCGAAGCCAATCGTCTGCAGCTCAAGGCGTCTGTGCCCGTGGGGCTCGAGCCGGTCGCCGTGGCTGCCCGGGGCGACGATGAAGTCTGGGTGGTGAACCACCTGTCCGACAGCGTGAGCGTGGTCGACGTTCGAGACCTCGAAAGGGCGCGCGTCGTCCGCACGCTGCTCGTGGGCGATGAGCCGCGCGACATCGTGTTCGCCGGTCCGCAGCGCTCGCGGGCCTTCATCACCACGGCCCACCGCGGGCAGAACGCCCCCTTCGATCCGCAGCTCTTGACGCCCGGCATAGGGCGCGCGGACGTCTGGGTGTTCGACGCGAGGCGGCTCGGGACGTCGCTCGGCGGCACGCCGCTCTCCATCGTGACGCTCTTCAGCGATACGCCGCGCGCGCTCGCTGTGACGCCGGACGGCAGCCGGGTCTACGCCGCCGCTTTCCACTCGGGGAACCGCACGACCGTCATCGACGAGAGCCTCGTGCCGGACGGCGGGGAGGCCGCGGGCGGGCTGCCCGGGCCCGACACCAACTTCGAGGGAGTCCCCCGGCCGGAGGTCGGGCTCATCCTTAAATTCAATGGAGCCCACTGGGTCGACGAGCTGGGCCGCCCCTTCGACGACGCGGTGCGCCTCTCGCTGCCCGACAAGGACGTCTTCGTCATCGACGCGCTCGCCAATCCGCCGCGCCAGGTGGACGGGCCAGGCGGCTTCTTCACGGGCGTGGGGACCATCCTGTTCAACATGGTCGTGAACCCTGTGAACGGGAAGGTCTATGTGTCCAACACCGACGCCCGGAACGAGGAGCGCTTCGAGGGGCCCGGGATCTTCGCTGGCCACAGCGTGCGCGGCCACCTGCACGAGAGCAGGATCACCGTCCTCGGTCCGGGCGGCGTCGCCCCGAGGCACCTCAACAAGCACATCGATTACAGCAGCTGCTGCGCGCCGGTACCGAACGACGAGAGCAAGAAGAGCCTGGCGCAACCGACGCAGATGGCGGTGACGCGCAACGGCGCGACCCTGTATGTCGCGGCGCTCGGCTCGGACAAGATCGGCGTCTTCGACACAGCGAAGCTCGAGAACGATACGTTCGTGCCCAGCGTCGCGAACCAGATCCGCGTCCCTGGCGGCGGGCCGACCGGCCTCGTCCTCGATGAAGACAGGCAGCGGCTCTACGTGCTCGCGCGCTTCGATAACGCGATCTCGGTCATCGATACCCGGACCCGCCGCGAGGTCGCGCACGTGCCGATGCACAACCCGGAGCCTCCGAGCGTCGTCCGGGGGCGCCGCGTCCTCTATGACGCATCGCGGAGCTCGAGCCACGGCGACTCGTCCTGCGCGAGCTGCCATATCTTCGGCGACTTCGACAGCCTCGCGTGGGACCTCGGGAACCCGGACGGCTCTGCGGTGGAGAACCCGGGACCGTTCTGCACCGATCTCTTCGGCCAGGATACGAGCTTGCATCCGATGAAGGGGCCGATGACGACCCAGAGCCTGCGCGGCATGGCGAACCACGGTCCGATGCACTGGCGCGGCGATCGCACGGGCGGCCAGGATGCGCCCACGTCCCAGCCGGACAGCGGGGTGTTCGACGAGCGGGCGGCGTTCAAGAAATTCAGCGTATCGTTCGTCGATCTGCTCGGGCGAGACGAGACGATCTCGGAGGAGGAGATGGACGATTTCACGGACTTCATCCTCCAGGTCACGTATCCACCCAACCCCATCCGCGCGCTCGACGACTCGCTCACGCCCGATGAGAGCGCGGGGCGCGACTTCTTCGGGGGGCCCGTGTCGAGCATCCTCGGCACCTCGTGCATCGGGTGTCACGTCGTCGACCCTGACGCCAACCCCGACGACTTCGCGCCGGGCTTCTTCGGCAGCGACGGTGGCTCGGCCAACGCCAACGAGACCCAGCTCTTCAAGGTCCCGCACCTGCGCAATCAGTACCAGAAGGTCGGGATGTTCGGCATGGCGGAGTCGTTCGTGTTCCCGTTCGGCGGCTCCAACGCGCACATGGGCGACCAGGTCCGGGGCTTTGGCTTCCTCCACGACGGCGCGGTCGATACGCTCGTTCGGTTCAACGCGTTCTCCGATTTCGTCCAGACGCCGGAGAACCCCGGTGGCTTCTCCGTCGACCCCGAGGGGGAGCTCCTGAAGCGGCAGGTGGCGGAGTACATGCTGGCGCTGGAGTCGAACCTGAAGCCCATCGTGGGCCAGCAGATCACGCTCACGTCGTCGAACGCGGCGGTGGCCGGCCCGCGCGTCGATCTGCTCGTGGCGCGCGCCGACGCCGGCGACTGCGATCTCGTGGTCAAGGGCTGGTCACAGGGGGACGAGGTGGGCTTTCTGTACATCGGCAATGGCCGTTTCGAGGCCGACCGCGCGCGCGCGCCGCGGCGATCGGACGGCGAGCTCCGCTGGCTGGGCACGAGGGGCGGCGGCGAGCTGACGTATACCTGCGTGCCGCCCGGGTCGGGCGGGCGCATCGGCGTCGATCGCGACGGCGACGGCTTCCGCGACGGCGACGAGCGGGACGCCGGCAGCGACCCGGCCGACCCGCAGAGCATTCCGCGGCGGGGACCGCACGGGCCGCCCCCGTGGCCGCATCGCTGA